A genome region from Myxococcota bacterium includes the following:
- a CDS encoding S8 family peptidase has protein sequence MRLTRFAFSMLLSSTLVAVIPNDPLLLQQWALGPAGINGIKAQDKMPVTKLVAVGIIGTGLDYNHPDLKDNIWVNPQEIPNNHIDDDNNGYVDDVYGINTINGTGDPMDDHGNGTQIAGIIGAVGNNGLGISGVIPKVALISCKALDAGGNGTIVNTLECLNYFLDLVARNKDALTLVAVHNSWSKSAQNRPYPEVVQEYQKQGILYITSAGKDGQDNDQIPVFPANSIEANAISVGATDRFGALAKFSNYGKHSVHVLAPGEDIITTILGGKFAVVTSTSAAAAIVTGMAAYLKADQPTRDYVSIKNLIMAGGEPIPSASATTISGRRVRQIDSNGRGSLSCHNQLISTRTQPKTNEVTLKLGTALQLAIRNINCDQPAPPPASTPPYLNDLGQDGDEVAHDGRYTGQFRPTTVGTYKLPFYQDDILTVHVVN, from the coding sequence ATGCGACTGACCAGATTTGCTTTTTCAATGCTTCTATCATCAACTTTGGTCGCAGTAATTCCGAATGACCCTCTGCTTCTCCAACAGTGGGCGCTGGGCCCAGCGGGCATTAACGGCATCAAAGCTCAAGACAAGATGCCAGTGACAAAACTCGTTGCCGTGGGAATCATCGGTACCGGCCTGGATTATAACCATCCTGATTTAAAAGATAATATTTGGGTTAACCCTCAAGAAATTCCAAATAACCACATTGACGATGACAACAACGGATACGTCGATGATGTTTACGGAATTAATACCATAAATGGCACGGGCGATCCCATGGATGACCATGGCAATGGCACACAAATTGCCGGCATCATCGGTGCGGTTGGTAACAATGGACTGGGCATATCTGGTGTTATACCTAAAGTTGCGCTGATAAGCTGCAAAGCACTCGACGCAGGTGGCAACGGAACGATTGTTAACACGCTGGAATGCTTAAACTACTTTTTGGACCTAGTAGCCCGGAACAAGGATGCTTTAACCTTGGTGGCAGTCCATAATTCTTGGTCGAAAAGCGCGCAAAATAGGCCTTATCCCGAAGTGGTTCAAGAATACCAAAAGCAAGGTATTTTATATATCACTAGTGCAGGTAAAGATGGTCAAGACAACGATCAAATCCCCGTATTCCCAGCCAATTCAATCGAGGCAAATGCAATTTCAGTTGGCGCAACCGATCGCTTCGGCGCCTTGGCCAAATTTTCTAATTATGGCAAACACTCCGTGCATGTATTGGCACCGGGCGAGGATATCATAACCACTATTTTAGGAGGTAAATTCGCCGTCGTCACCAGCACTTCTGCAGCTGCCGCCATCGTTACCGGCATGGCTGCATATTTAAAGGCAGATCAGCCTACTCGGGATTATGTCTCTATTAAAAACTTGATCATGGCAGGCGGCGAGCCTATCCCTTCAGCGTCCGCAACCACAATATCCGGCCGCCGAGTTCGCCAAATAGATTCCAATGGAAGAGGGTCTCTTTCTTGCCACAACCAACTAATTTCAACCCGAACTCAGCCAAAGACCAATGAAGTCACTCTAAAACTCGGCACTGCTCTACAACTTGCGATCCGCAACATCAACTGTGACCAGCCAGCGCCTCCCCCTGCCTCGACACCACCATATCTCAACGATCTAGGTCAAGATGGAGACGAAGTTGCCCATGATGGACGATATACAGGCCAATTCAGGCCCACGACCGTAGGCACCTACAAACTACCTTTTTATCAAGATGATATTTTAACTGTTCATGTTGTGAATTAG
- a CDS encoding RNB domain-containing ribonuclease, with protein MSANLLKDIARNAMISHGLQPDFSVEAMRELADISATNRQADATDLTQLAWCSVDNDDSRDLDQLTVAEKLPDGSAKILIAIADVSGLVQKGSAIDQHAEQNTTSVYTDAELFPMVPEKLSTDLTSLSEGEDRLAVVRELVVSTAGDTTTSKVYTAWVRNQAKLAYNSVAAWLDKLGPLPPAAAKVPLLDANLILQYEFAQKMRRLRYQHGALDLETMQPHAILEFGKVKALVREPKNSAKEMIEDFMIAANSATSVFLTQAGYPSLRRVVRSPERWGKIAEVASRLGTKLPDRPDSKTLAEFLAERRVKDPLRFPDLSLTVIKLMGRGEYLVQRPGDESFGHFGLAVENYTHSTAPNRRFPDLMTQRMVKAALKKQEAPYTIEELNHLAFHCTSMENAVDKVERQVRKSTSALYLSSQIGEIFEGIVTGASDKGTWARILNPHVEGMIVKGQKVLDVGDRVRLRLLSCDVERGFIDFGCV; from the coding sequence ATGAGTGCAAACTTGCTGAAGGATATCGCCCGCAACGCCATGATTTCTCATGGCCTCCAGCCTGATTTCTCGGTCGAGGCTATGAGAGAGCTGGCGGATATCTCTGCGACGAATCGTCAAGCTGATGCCACAGACTTAACGCAGCTTGCTTGGTGCTCGGTTGATAATGACGATTCTAGGGATCTAGATCAGCTCACCGTGGCAGAAAAGCTGCCTGATGGCTCCGCCAAGATCTTGATAGCGATAGCGGACGTGAGTGGGCTAGTACAAAAAGGCAGCGCCATCGATCAGCACGCCGAACAAAATACCACTTCTGTTTACACAGATGCTGAGCTTTTTCCCATGGTACCCGAAAAGCTGTCTACAGATCTAACTTCTCTCTCTGAAGGAGAAGACAGGCTGGCCGTCGTTCGTGAACTTGTCGTCAGTACCGCTGGCGACACGACCACATCCAAGGTTTATACCGCCTGGGTGCGAAATCAGGCTAAGCTCGCTTATAATAGCGTCGCTGCTTGGCTTGACAAGCTAGGACCATTGCCGCCGGCTGCAGCTAAAGTTCCACTGTTAGATGCCAATTTAATTTTGCAATATGAATTTGCCCAAAAAATGAGGCGCCTAAGATACCAGCATGGGGCATTGGATTTGGAAACGATGCAGCCCCATGCGATTTTGGAGTTTGGCAAAGTGAAGGCCCTGGTGCGAGAGCCTAAAAATAGTGCCAAAGAAATGATTGAAGACTTCATGATTGCGGCCAATAGCGCGACTTCAGTATTCTTAACCCAAGCGGGTTATCCAAGTCTGCGACGGGTGGTACGTTCACCTGAACGTTGGGGGAAAATTGCGGAAGTTGCATCTCGTCTGGGGACCAAGCTCCCAGACCGGCCTGACTCCAAGACTTTGGCTGAGTTTCTCGCAGAAAGACGCGTTAAAGACCCTTTAAGGTTTCCAGATTTGTCACTAACGGTCATTAAACTTATGGGGCGAGGCGAATATTTGGTGCAGCGGCCTGGAGACGAATCTTTTGGGCACTTCGGTCTGGCGGTAGAGAACTATACCCATTCAACCGCCCCCAATCGGCGGTTTCCTGATTTAATGACACAACGCATGGTAAAGGCCGCTCTTAAAAAGCAAGAAGCGCCCTATACGATAGAAGAGCTGAATCATTTGGCTTTCCATTGCACTTCGATGGAGAATGCGGTGGATAAAGTGGAACGGCAGGTAAGAAAATCGACCTCTGCACTTTACCTCTCTTCGCAAATAGGCGAAATATTCGAAGGTATTGTAACGGGTGCGTCTGATAAAGGCACTTGGGCACGCATTTTAAACCCCCATGTTGAAGGGATGATCGTTAAAGGACAAAAGGTTCTAGATGTAGGTGACCGCGTGCGCTTAAGACTATTGAGTTGCGATGTAGAACGCGGTTTTATAGACTTTGGTTGTGTGTAA